The Streptomyces sp. DH-12 genome has a window encoding:
- a CDS encoding Gfo/Idh/MocA family oxidoreductase, whose translation MAQPQASEGAGTGKPPLRVGMVGYAFMGAAHSQGWRTVGRVFDLPLRPEMAVICGRDADAVRAAADRHGWAEAETDWRALVERDDVDLVDICTPGDSHAEIALAALAAGKHVLCEKPLANTVAEAEAMARAAQEARARGQAAMVGFNYRRVPATALARRMVEEGRVGTLRHVRVAYLQDWLVDPQFPLTWRLRREQAGSGSLGDLGAHIVDLAQYLAGERLAGVSALTETFVRERPLPTASSSGLATVSAAGTGPVTVDDAAVFTGRFASGALASFEATRYATGRKNALRIELNGERGSLAFDLERLNELEYHDGTGNATHGGFRRILVTEPDHPYLDAWWPPGHGLGYEHTFAHQARDLVHAIAEGRVPEPSFADGLQVQRVLAAVEESAEKNAVYTPIAA comes from the coding sequence ATGGCACAGCCGCAAGCGTCCGAAGGGGCGGGAACGGGGAAGCCGCCGCTGCGTGTCGGCATGGTCGGCTACGCCTTCATGGGCGCCGCCCATTCCCAGGGCTGGCGCACCGTGGGACGCGTCTTCGACCTGCCGCTCCGCCCCGAGATGGCCGTGATCTGCGGCCGGGACGCCGACGCCGTGCGGGCGGCGGCCGACCGGCACGGCTGGGCGGAGGCCGAGACCGACTGGCGGGCCCTGGTGGAGCGCGACGACGTCGACCTCGTCGACATCTGCACCCCCGGCGACAGCCACGCCGAGATCGCGCTGGCCGCGCTGGCCGCGGGCAAGCACGTGCTGTGCGAGAAGCCCCTCGCCAACACCGTCGCGGAGGCCGAGGCGATGGCCCGCGCGGCCCAGGAGGCGCGGGCCCGCGGCCAGGCGGCCATGGTCGGCTTCAACTACCGCCGGGTGCCCGCCACCGCGCTGGCCCGGCGGATGGTGGAGGAGGGCCGCGTCGGCACCCTGCGGCACGTGCGGGTGGCGTACCTCCAGGACTGGCTGGTGGACCCGCAGTTCCCGCTCACCTGGCGGCTCCGCCGCGAGCAGGCGGGATCCGGCTCGCTCGGCGACCTCGGCGCGCACATCGTCGACCTCGCCCAGTACCTGGCCGGCGAGCGGCTCGCGGGCGTCTCCGCGCTCACCGAGACGTTCGTCCGCGAGCGGCCGCTGCCCACCGCGTCGAGCAGCGGCCTGGCCACAGTCTCCGCGGCCGGCACCGGGCCGGTCACCGTCGACGACGCCGCCGTGTTCACCGGCCGGTTCGCCTCCGGCGCCCTCGCGTCCTTCGAAGCCACCCGGTACGCCACCGGACGCAAGAACGCCCTGCGCATCGAACTCAACGGCGAACGCGGCTCGCTCGCCTTCGACCTGGAACGGCTCAACGAGCTCGAGTACCACGACGGCACCGGAAACGCCACGCACGGCGGCTTCCGCCGCATCCTCGTCACCGAGCCCGACCACCCCTACCTGGACGCCTGGTGGCCGCCCGGCCACGGACTCGGCTACGAGCACACCTTCGCCCACCAGGCCCGCGACCTGGTGCACGCCATCGCCGAGGGCCGCGTCCCGGAACCGTCCTTCGCGGACGGACTCCAGGTGCAGCGCGTCCTCGCGGCGGTGGAGGAGAGCGCCGAGAAGAACGCCGTCTACACCCCGATCGCCGCCTGA
- a CDS encoding ThuA domain-containing protein, whose protein sequence is MHRRRLTSTRTARRPAFRTTLALFTGLLLAVGTPATVAGAHPGHPEHDAPAAAEGQFQQVPLAKGEPEMGEPMSLAVLPDRSVLHTSRDGTLRLTDAGGTTKVAGRLDVYSHDEEGLQGVGVDPDFENNRAIYLYYAPPLDTPAGDAPENGTAEDFAKFDGVNRLSRFTLNTNGTLNLSSEKKILDVAASRGTCCHVGGDIDFDAEGNLYLSTGDDTNPFASDGYTPIDERPGRNPAFDARRSSGNTNDLRGKILRIKVAEDGSYSIPEGNLFPPGTEKTRPEIYAMGFRNPFRMSVDEKTGIVYVGDYGPDAGAASPTRGPAGQVEFAKVTKAANFGWPFCTGDNDAYVDYDFATGASGEKFDCSAPKNTSRHNTGLVDLPPAQPAWIPYDGGSVPEFGSGSESPMAGPVYRYDPDLRSSVKFPEEFDGDFFAGEFGRRWIKRIEQTEDGPGGSVAKINDFPWTGTQIMDMDFGPDGALYVLDYGLSWFQGDEHSALYRIENAEDGFSPIVGVSADRTSGAAGLKVRFTATAEDADSPDLTYAWDFGDGTKGEGLNPTHKYKKVGTYTATFTATDPEGNTGNASVRIVVGNTEPTVKIEIPGNGSLAAFGEPVPFKVTVTDPEEQVDCSKVKVAYSLGHDNHAHELTSETGCEGTLNPPPGDGGHDPNANIYGVVGASYTDGGANGQEALTGTARTVLQPLHRQAEHFTEQSGVSVIDKTQANGGKTVGDIHDGDWISFSPYRFDGQKKLTVRASSGGSGGYIELRTGSPEGPLHGSAYIPPTGGWETFQDVDVPLRALPKKTTEIYLVFRGGEGALYDVDDFEFSTQPFKQGKKVLVFSKTAGFRHDSIEDGVKALKDLGGPAGISVTATEEAGQFTTANLAKYDAVAFLSTTGDVLDADQQKAFENYVKNGGGYMGIHAAADTEYDWEFYGGLVGAYFDSHPAVQKATVRVEDHDHPATAHLGDTWERTDEWYNYRANPREQAKVLATLDETTYQGGNMKGDHPIAWCQTYGGGRSFYTGGGHTKESYADEAFRAHLLGGLQYATGQVKADCKPDKGYRKIFNGQTLDGWKQAGPGRFVVKDGGVMESEGGMGLLWYQAKELESYSLKLDWKMRGDDNSGVFVGFPASDDPWSAVDKGYEIQIDATDAADRTTGAVYSFKSADIKARDQVLRPPGQWNSYEIRVKGERLQVFLNGVKINDFTNKDPERSLTDGHIGLQNHGADDHVSFRNIQLKELPS, encoded by the coding sequence GTGCACAGAAGAAGACTCACATCGACCCGCACCGCCCGACGCCCCGCCTTCCGCACCACGCTCGCCCTGTTCACCGGCCTGCTGCTGGCCGTGGGCACCCCGGCCACCGTCGCCGGCGCCCACCCCGGCCACCCGGAGCACGACGCACCGGCGGCGGCCGAGGGGCAGTTCCAGCAGGTACCGCTCGCCAAGGGCGAACCCGAGATGGGCGAGCCCATGTCGCTCGCCGTCCTCCCGGACCGCAGCGTCCTGCACACCTCCCGGGACGGCACCCTGCGCCTCACCGACGCCGGCGGCACCACCAAGGTGGCCGGCCGTCTCGACGTCTACAGCCACGACGAGGAGGGCCTCCAGGGCGTCGGGGTGGACCCCGACTTCGAGAACAACCGGGCGATCTACCTCTACTACGCCCCGCCGCTCGACACCCCCGCCGGGGACGCCCCGGAGAACGGCACCGCCGAGGACTTCGCCAAGTTCGACGGCGTCAACCGCCTCTCCCGGTTCACCCTGAACACCAACGGCACCCTGAACCTGTCCAGCGAGAAGAAGATCCTGGACGTCGCCGCCTCCCGCGGCACCTGCTGCCACGTCGGCGGCGACATCGACTTCGACGCCGAGGGCAACCTCTACCTGTCCACCGGCGACGACACCAACCCCTTCGCCTCCGACGGCTACACGCCGATCGACGAGCGCCCCGGCCGCAACCCCGCCTTCGACGCGCGCCGCAGCTCCGGCAACACCAACGACCTGCGCGGCAAGATCCTGCGGATCAAGGTCGCCGAGGACGGCTCGTACAGCATCCCGGAGGGCAACCTCTTCCCGCCGGGCACCGAGAAGACCCGTCCCGAGATCTACGCGATGGGCTTCCGCAACCCGTTCCGGATGAGCGTCGACGAGAAGACCGGCATCGTCTACGTCGGCGACTACGGCCCCGACGCCGGCGCCGCCAGCCCCACCCGCGGCCCGGCCGGGCAGGTCGAGTTCGCCAAGGTGACGAAGGCCGCCAACTTCGGCTGGCCGTTCTGCACCGGCGACAACGACGCCTACGTCGACTACGACTTCGCCACCGGCGCCTCCGGTGAGAAGTTCGACTGCTCCGCGCCGAAGAACACCTCCCGGCACAACACCGGCCTGGTCGACCTGCCGCCCGCCCAGCCCGCCTGGATCCCCTACGACGGCGGCTCCGTCCCCGAGTTCGGCAGCGGCTCCGAGTCCCCGATGGCGGGCCCGGTCTACCGCTACGACCCGGACCTCAGGTCCTCGGTGAAGTTCCCGGAGGAGTTCGACGGCGACTTCTTCGCCGGCGAGTTCGGGCGCCGCTGGATCAAGCGCATCGAGCAGACCGAGGACGGCCCCGGCGGATCGGTCGCGAAGATCAACGACTTCCCGTGGACCGGCACGCAGATCATGGACATGGACTTCGGCCCGGACGGCGCGCTCTACGTCCTCGACTACGGCCTGTCCTGGTTCCAGGGCGACGAGCACTCCGCGCTGTACCGGATCGAGAACGCCGAGGACGGCTTCTCCCCGATCGTCGGGGTGAGCGCCGACCGCACGTCCGGCGCGGCCGGCCTGAAGGTCAGGTTCACCGCCACCGCGGAGGACGCCGACTCCCCGGACCTCACCTACGCCTGGGACTTCGGTGACGGCACCAAGGGCGAGGGGCTGAACCCCACCCACAAGTACAAGAAGGTCGGCACCTACACCGCGACCTTCACCGCCACCGACCCCGAGGGCAACACCGGCAACGCCAGCGTCCGCATCGTCGTCGGCAACACCGAGCCCACCGTGAAGATCGAGATCCCGGGCAACGGCAGCCTGGCCGCCTTCGGCGAGCCCGTGCCGTTCAAGGTGACCGTCACCGACCCCGAGGAGCAGGTCGACTGCTCCAAGGTCAAGGTCGCCTACAGCCTCGGCCACGACAACCACGCCCACGAGCTGACCAGCGAGACGGGCTGTGAGGGCACCCTCAACCCGCCGCCCGGCGACGGCGGTCACGACCCCAACGCCAACATCTACGGTGTCGTCGGCGCCAGTTACACCGACGGCGGCGCCAACGGCCAGGAGGCCCTGACCGGCACCGCGCGCACCGTGCTCCAGCCGCTGCACCGCCAGGCCGAGCACTTCACCGAGCAGTCCGGCGTCAGCGTCATCGACAAGACACAGGCCAACGGCGGCAAGACGGTCGGCGACATCCACGACGGCGACTGGATCTCCTTCAGCCCCTACCGCTTCGACGGGCAGAAGAAGCTGACCGTACGGGCCTCCTCCGGCGGCTCCGGCGGTTACATCGAGCTGCGCACCGGCTCGCCCGAGGGCCCGCTGCACGGCTCGGCGTACATCCCGCCGACCGGCGGCTGGGAGACGTTCCAGGACGTCGACGTCCCGCTGCGGGCGCTGCCGAAGAAGACCACCGAGATCTACCTGGTCTTCAGGGGCGGCGAGGGCGCGCTGTACGACGTGGACGACTTCGAGTTCTCCACGCAGCCGTTCAAGCAGGGCAAGAAGGTCCTCGTCTTCTCGAAGACGGCCGGCTTCCGGCACGACTCCATCGAGGACGGCGTCAAGGCCCTGAAGGACCTCGGCGGCCCGGCCGGCATCTCGGTCACCGCGACCGAGGAGGCCGGACAGTTCACCACCGCCAACCTCGCCAAGTACGACGCGGTCGCCTTCCTGTCCACCACCGGTGACGTGCTCGACGCCGACCAGCAGAAGGCGTTCGAGAACTACGTCAAGAACGGCGGCGGCTACATGGGCATCCACGCCGCCGCCGACACCGAGTACGACTGGGAGTTCTACGGCGGCCTCGTCGGCGCGTACTTCGACTCGCACCCGGCCGTCCAGAAGGCCACCGTGCGCGTCGAGGACCACGACCACCCGGCCACCGCGCACCTGGGGGACACCTGGGAGCGCACCGACGAGTGGTACAACTACCGCGCCAACCCGCGTGAGCAGGCCAAGGTCCTCGCCACCCTGGACGAGACCACCTACCAGGGCGGGAACATGAAGGGCGACCACCCGATCGCCTGGTGCCAGACCTACGGCGGCGGCCGCTCCTTCTACACCGGCGGCGGCCACACCAAGGAGTCGTACGCCGACGAGGCCTTCCGCGCCCACCTGCTCGGCGGACTGCAGTACGCCACCGGCCAGGTGAAGGCGGACTGCAAGCCGGACAAGGGCTACCGGAAGATCTTCAACGGCCAGACCCTGGACGGCTGGAAGCAGGCCGGCCCCGGCAGGTTCGTCGTCAAGGACGGCGGGGTCATGGAGTCCGAGGGCGGCATGGGCCTCCTCTGGTACCAGGCCAAGGAGCTGGAGTCGTACTCGCTGAAGCTCGACTGGAAGATGCGCGGCGACGACAACTCCGGTGTCTTCGTGGGCTTCCCGGCCTCCGACGACCCGTGGTCGGCGGTCGACAAGGGTTACGAGATCCAGATCGACGCCACGGACGCGGCGGACCGCACCACCGGCGCGGTCTACTCCTTCAAGTCGGCCGACATCAAGGCCCGTGACCAGGTGCTGCGCCCGCCCGGGCAGTGGAACTCCTACGAGATCAGGGTCAAGGGCGAGCGGCTGCAGGTGTTCCTCAACGGAGTCAAGATCAACGACTTCACCAACAAGGACCCGGAGCGGAGCCTGACCGACGGCCACATCGGCCTGCAGAACCACGGGGCCGACGACCATGTGTCCTTCCGCAACATCCAGCTGAAGGAACTGCCCTCCTAG
- a CDS encoding ABC transporter permease — protein MTQNVSPPRDSTPKAAPAGERPAWRAVLFRADVRTLSLLGVLAVLILIGGITKPDEFLDTRNLQLVLTQASVIGVVTVGMTFVIISGGIDLSVGAIVALASVWATTVATQEYGFAGILFTAVLVGLGCGLVNGVLIAYGGMVPFIATLAMLASARGLALQITDGRTQIVTVDSVLDLGERDSYVLGVPPLVLVFAAVTVVGWLVLNRTTFGRRSVAVGGNAEAARLAGIDVRRQRLYLYLLSGLCCGIAAFLLIVLSGSGQNTNGNLYELDAIAAAIIGGTLLTGGRGTIVGSVLGVLIFTTITNIFALNNLQTDVQQIAKGAIIVAAVLVQRRTASTT, from the coding sequence ATGACGCAGAACGTCTCCCCGCCGCGGGACAGCACCCCCAAGGCAGCGCCGGCCGGCGAACGGCCCGCCTGGCGGGCCGTGTTGTTCCGCGCCGACGTGCGCACCCTGTCCCTGCTCGGCGTGCTCGCCGTGCTGATCCTGATCGGCGGCATCACCAAGCCGGACGAGTTCCTGGACACCCGCAACCTCCAGCTGGTCCTCACCCAGGCCTCCGTCATCGGCGTCGTCACCGTCGGCATGACCTTCGTGATCATCTCCGGCGGCATCGACCTGTCGGTCGGCGCGATCGTCGCCCTCGCCTCGGTGTGGGCCACCACCGTCGCCACCCAGGAGTACGGCTTCGCCGGCATCCTCTTCACCGCCGTCCTGGTGGGACTCGGCTGCGGCCTGGTCAACGGGGTGCTCATCGCGTACGGCGGGATGGTGCCGTTCATCGCCACCCTCGCCATGCTCGCCTCCGCCCGCGGTCTCGCCCTGCAGATCACCGACGGGCGGACGCAGATCGTCACCGTCGACAGCGTCCTCGACCTCGGCGAGCGCGACTCCTACGTGCTGGGCGTCCCCCCGCTGGTGCTGGTGTTCGCCGCGGTCACCGTCGTCGGCTGGCTGGTGCTCAACCGCACCACCTTCGGCCGCCGCTCCGTCGCCGTCGGAGGCAACGCGGAGGCCGCCCGGCTGGCCGGCATCGACGTGCGCCGCCAGCGGCTCTACCTGTACCTGCTGTCCGGGCTGTGCTGCGGCATCGCCGCCTTCCTGCTGATCGTTCTGTCCGGATCCGGCCAGAACACCAACGGCAACCTCTACGAACTCGACGCCATCGCCGCCGCGATCATCGGAGGCACCCTGCTCACCGGGGGCCGCGGCACCATCGTCGGCTCCGTCCTCGGCGTCCTGATCTTCACCACCATCACCAACATCTTCGCCCTGAACAACCTGCAGACCGACGTCCAGCAGATCGCCAAGGGCGCGATCATCGTCGCCGCCGTGCTGGTCCAGCGGCGTACCGCGAGCACGACCTGA
- a CDS encoding sugar phosphate isomerase/epimerase family protein, giving the protein MPRNFTLFTGQWADLPLEEVCRLARDFGYDGLELACWGDHFEVDKALADPSYVAGRHQLLEKYGLKCWAVSNHLVGQAVCDAIIDERHQGILPARIWGDGEPEGVRQRAAAEIKDTARAAALLGVDTVIGFTGSAIWHLVAMFPPAPESMIERGYEDFAERWNPILDVFDAEGVRFAHEVHPSEIAYDYWTTVRALDAVDRRPAFGLNFDPSHFVWQDLDPVGFLWDFRDRIYHVDCKEARKRLDGRNGRLGSHLPWGDPRRGWDFVSAGHGDVPWEDVFRMLRSIDYRGPVSVEWEDAGMDRLQGAPEALKRLRAFDYDPPSASFDAAFSS; this is encoded by the coding sequence ATGCCGCGCAACTTCACCCTGTTCACCGGCCAGTGGGCCGACCTTCCGCTGGAGGAGGTCTGCCGGCTCGCCCGTGACTTCGGCTACGACGGCCTCGAACTCGCCTGCTGGGGCGACCACTTCGAGGTGGACAAGGCCCTCGCCGACCCCTCCTACGTGGCCGGCCGCCACCAGCTCCTGGAGAAGTACGGCCTGAAGTGCTGGGCGGTCTCCAACCACCTGGTCGGCCAGGCCGTCTGCGACGCCATCATCGACGAACGCCACCAGGGCATCCTGCCCGCCCGCATCTGGGGCGACGGCGAGCCCGAAGGCGTACGGCAGCGGGCCGCCGCCGAGATCAAGGACACCGCGCGCGCGGCGGCCCTCCTCGGCGTCGACACCGTCATCGGGTTCACCGGCTCCGCCATCTGGCACCTGGTCGCCATGTTCCCGCCCGCCCCCGAGTCGATGATCGAGCGCGGGTACGAGGACTTCGCCGAGCGCTGGAACCCGATCCTCGACGTCTTCGACGCCGAAGGCGTGCGCTTCGCCCACGAGGTCCACCCCAGCGAGATCGCCTACGACTACTGGACCACCGTGCGCGCCCTCGACGCGGTGGACCGCCGCCCGGCGTTCGGGCTGAACTTCGACCCGTCCCACTTCGTCTGGCAGGACCTCGACCCGGTCGGCTTCCTGTGGGACTTCCGCGACCGGATCTACCACGTCGACTGCAAGGAGGCCCGCAAGCGCCTCGACGGCCGCAACGGCCGCCTCGGCTCCCACCTGCCGTGGGGCGACCCCCGGCGCGGCTGGGACTTCGTCTCCGCGGGCCACGGCGACGTGCCCTGGGAGGACGTCTTCCGCATGCTGCGCTCCATCGACTACCGGGGACCGGTCTCCGTGGAGTGGGAGGACGCCGGCATGGACCGCCTCCAGGGCGCCCCCGAGGCGCTGAAGCGGCTCAGGGCCTTCGACTACGACCCGCCCAGCGCGTCCTTCGACGCGGCGTTCAGCAGCTGA
- a CDS encoding ROK family protein: MTARPANAHQARLLRLLRDGGPNSRAQLGDQVDLSRSKLAVEVDRLLETELVVADGLAASRGGRRSHNIRLNPHLRFLGVDIGATSVDVAVTNAELEILGHINQPMDVREGPVAVFEQVLVMAAKLKATGLAEGFDGAGIGVPGPVRFPEGIPVAPPIMPGWDGFPVREALSQELGCPVMVDNDVNLMALGEQHAGVARTVADFLCVKIGTGIGCGIVVGGEVYRGTTGSAGDIGHIQAVPDGRPCACGNRGCLEAHFSGAALARDATEAAEQRLSPELAARLEANGTLSAVDVAAAAAAGDATALDLIREGGNRTGQVIAGLVSFFNPGLVVIGGGVTGLGHTLLAAIRTQVYRGSLPLATGNLPIVLGELGPTAGVIGAARLISDHLFSPA, encoded by the coding sequence ATGACAGCGCGACCCGCGAACGCCCATCAGGCACGACTGCTCAGGCTGCTGCGCGACGGCGGACCCAACTCCCGTGCCCAGCTGGGCGACCAGGTCGACCTGTCCCGGTCGAAGCTGGCCGTGGAGGTGGACCGGCTGCTGGAGACGGAACTCGTCGTGGCCGACGGACTCGCCGCCTCGCGCGGCGGCCGCCGCTCCCACAACATCCGTCTCAACCCGCACCTGCGCTTCCTCGGCGTCGACATCGGCGCGACCTCGGTCGACGTCGCCGTCACCAACGCCGAGCTGGAGATCCTCGGGCACATCAACCAGCCGATGGACGTGCGCGAGGGGCCGGTCGCGGTCTTCGAGCAGGTGCTGGTCATGGCCGCCAAGCTGAAGGCCACCGGGCTCGCGGAAGGGTTCGACGGCGCCGGCATCGGCGTCCCCGGGCCGGTCCGCTTCCCCGAGGGCATCCCGGTCGCGCCGCCGATCATGCCCGGCTGGGACGGCTTCCCGGTGCGGGAGGCGCTCAGCCAGGAACTCGGCTGCCCGGTCATGGTCGACAACGACGTGAACCTCATGGCGCTGGGGGAGCAGCACGCGGGCGTCGCCCGCACCGTCGCCGACTTCCTCTGCGTCAAGATCGGCACCGGCATCGGCTGCGGCATCGTCGTCGGCGGTGAGGTCTACCGCGGTACGACGGGCAGCGCGGGCGACATCGGGCACATCCAGGCCGTGCCCGACGGACGCCCGTGCGCCTGCGGCAACCGGGGCTGCCTGGAGGCGCACTTCTCCGGCGCGGCCCTCGCACGGGACGCGACGGAGGCCGCCGAGCAGCGGCTCTCGCCCGAACTCGCCGCCCGGCTGGAGGCGAACGGCACGCTCAGCGCCGTCGACGTCGCCGCCGCGGCCGCCGCCGGTGACGCCACCGCCCTCGACCTGATCCGCGAGGGCGGGAACCGCACCGGCCAGGTCATCGCCGGCCTGGTCAGCTTCTTCAACCCGGGCCTGGTGGTGATCGGCGGCGGGGTGACCGGTCTCGGCCACACCCTGCTCGCCGCGATCCGTACCCAGGTCTACCGCGGGTCGCTGCCCCTGGCGACGGGCAACCTGCCCATCGTCCTGGGGGAGCTGGGCCCCACCGCCGGAGTCATCGGCGCGGCCCGCCTCATCAGCGACCACCTGTTCTCACCCGCCTGA
- a CDS encoding sugar ABC transporter ATP-binding protein, producing MASEPPLLSMSGITKSFPGVRALDGVDLDVQAGEVHCLLGQNGAGKSTLIKVLAGAHQPDTGTIRWRGDDVTLRSPIAAMRLGIATIYQELDLVEHLSVAENVHLGHEPTTAGFVVRGRAAKASTAELLKRLGHPEIDPGRLVGDLSAAHQQIVSMARALSHDVRLIVMDEPSAALDPDEVDNLFRIVGDLTAAGVAVVYISHRLEEIRRIGDRVTVLKDGRAVARGLPARSTPTSEVVSLMTGRTVEYVFPPRPAAPPAAGDPVLTVENLSRRGEFAPLDLHVRPGEIVGLAGLVGSGRSEILETIYGARKPDTGRVLVDGKPLRPGSVRAAVRAGLGLAPEERKAQALLMLESVTRNVSVSSMSRFARAGWIDRGAELGAARAAVRELSLRPDNPDVPVRTLSGGNQQKAVLARWLLRGCRVLLLDEPTRGVDVGARAELYAVVRRLADEGLAVLLVSSEVPEVLGLADRVLVLREGSVVHTAPARELDEHRVLDLVMEGSPAS from the coding sequence ATGGCATCAGAACCACCCCTGCTCAGCATGTCCGGCATCACCAAGTCGTTCCCGGGAGTCCGGGCGCTGGACGGCGTGGACCTCGACGTCCAGGCCGGCGAGGTGCACTGTCTGCTCGGCCAGAACGGCGCCGGGAAGTCCACCTTGATCAAGGTGCTGGCCGGCGCCCACCAGCCCGACACGGGCACGATCCGCTGGCGCGGTGACGACGTCACCCTGCGCTCGCCGATCGCCGCCATGCGCCTCGGCATCGCCACCATCTACCAGGAACTCGACCTGGTGGAGCACCTGTCGGTCGCGGAGAACGTCCACCTCGGCCACGAACCCACCACCGCCGGATTCGTCGTCCGCGGCCGGGCCGCCAAGGCGTCCACCGCCGAACTGCTGAAGCGCCTCGGGCACCCGGAGATCGACCCCGGCCGCCTGGTCGGCGACCTGTCCGCCGCGCACCAGCAGATCGTGTCCATGGCGCGTGCCCTCTCCCACGACGTACGGCTCATCGTGATGGACGAGCCGTCCGCCGCCCTCGACCCGGACGAGGTCGACAACCTCTTCCGCATCGTCGGCGACCTGACCGCCGCCGGCGTCGCCGTGGTCTACATCTCCCACCGCCTGGAGGAGATCCGCCGCATCGGCGACCGCGTGACCGTGCTGAAGGACGGCCGGGCCGTGGCCCGCGGGCTGCCCGCCAGGTCGACGCCGACCAGCGAGGTGGTGTCGCTGATGACGGGCCGCACCGTCGAGTACGTCTTCCCGCCCCGCCCCGCCGCCCCGCCGGCCGCGGGCGATCCGGTCCTCACCGTCGAAAACCTCTCCAGGCGCGGGGAGTTCGCCCCGCTCGACCTCCACGTCCGCCCCGGCGAGATCGTCGGCCTCGCCGGACTCGTCGGGTCCGGACGGTCGGAGATCCTCGAGACGATCTACGGCGCCCGCAAGCCCGACACCGGCCGCGTCCTGGTCGACGGAAAACCGCTCCGCCCCGGCAGCGTCCGCGCGGCCGTCCGCGCCGGACTGGGCCTCGCACCCGAGGAACGCAAGGCGCAGGCCCTGCTGATGCTGGAGTCGGTCACCCGCAACGTGTCCGTCTCCTCCATGTCCCGCTTCGCGCGGGCCGGCTGGATCGACCGCGGCGCCGAACTGGGGGCGGCGCGCGCGGCGGTCCGGGAGCTGTCCCTGCGGCCCGACAACCCCGACGTGCCCGTGCGCACCCTGTCCGGCGGCAACCAGCAGAAGGCCGTGCTCGCCCGCTGGCTGCTGCGCGGCTGCCGGGTGCTGCTGCTCGACGAACCCACCCGCGGCGTCGACGTCGGCGCCCGCGCCGAACTGTACGCGGTCGTACGGCGGCTGGCGGACGAAGGGCTCGCCGTGCTGCTGGTCTCCAGCGAGGTGCCCGAGGTCCTGGGCCTCGCCGACCGCGTCCTGGTGCTGCGCGAGGGCTCCGTCGTCCACACGGCGCCCGCCCGCGAACTCGACGAACACCGTGTACTCGACCTGGTCATGGAAGGAAGCCCGGCGTCATGA
- a CDS encoding substrate-binding domain-containing protein — MPEPTFTSRRGLLFGAAAVSAGALVTGCTSNEPSGGDESAANNQPAADDKPGKQVTIGFAGPQADHGWLNAINDNAKQRAEKYSDVTLESTEGSNDTAQQIGQIETLINKKVDVLVILPADGKALTQVGLKAMRAGIPVVNLDRVFNTPQAYRCWVGGDNYGMGLNAGHYIGEKLKDKPDAKVIELAGLDNLELTKQRTQGFDDALKNYPNIRKVARQAAEFTVESGQAKMAQLLQAQSRFDALWNHDDDQGVGALRAIEQAGRDDFLMVGGAGALSAFEAIKADNGVLKATVLYPPTMAASAIDLARALGQGKGVGGLAEFEIPSSVTCYSAVVDKDNVDQYMPTGFR, encoded by the coding sequence ATGCCAGAGCCGACGTTCACCAGCCGCAGAGGACTCCTCTTCGGAGCCGCCGCCGTCTCCGCCGGCGCCCTCGTCACCGGCTGCACCAGCAACGAGCCCAGCGGCGGCGACGAGTCCGCCGCGAACAACCAGCCGGCCGCCGACGACAAGCCCGGCAAGCAGGTCACCATCGGCTTCGCCGGACCGCAGGCCGACCACGGCTGGCTCAACGCCATCAACGACAACGCCAAGCAGCGCGCCGAGAAGTACTCCGACGTCACCCTGGAGAGCACCGAGGGCTCCAACGACACCGCCCAGCAGATCGGCCAGATCGAGACCCTCATCAACAAGAAGGTCGACGTCCTGGTGATCCTGCCCGCCGACGGCAAGGCGCTCACCCAGGTCGGGCTGAAGGCGATGCGCGCCGGCATCCCCGTCGTCAACCTCGACCGCGTCTTCAACACCCCGCAGGCGTACCGCTGCTGGGTCGGCGGCGACAACTACGGCATGGGCCTCAACGCCGGCCACTACATCGGCGAGAAGCTCAAGGACAAGCCCGACGCCAAGGTGATCGAGCTGGCCGGCCTGGACAACCTGGAGCTGACCAAGCAGCGCACCCAGGGCTTCGACGACGCGCTGAAGAACTACCCGAACATCCGCAAGGTGGCCCGCCAGGCCGCCGAGTTCACCGTCGAGTCCGGCCAGGCCAAGATGGCGCAGCTGCTGCAGGCGCAGTCGCGGTTCGACGCGCTGTGGAACCACGACGACGACCAGGGCGTGGGCGCGCTGCGCGCCATCGAGCAGGCCGGCCGCGACGACTTCCTGATGGTCGGCGGCGCCGGCGCGCTCTCCGCGTTCGAGGCCATCAAGGCCGACAACGGTGTCCTGAAGGCCACGGTCCTGTACCCGCCGACGATGGCCGCCTCCGCGATCGACCTCGCCCGCGCCCTCGGCCAGGGCAAGGGCGTCGGCGGCCTGGCCGAGTTCGAGATCCCCTCGTCGGTGACCTGCTACTCGGCCGTCGTCGACAAGGACAACGTCGACCAGTACATGCCCACCGGGTTCAGGTGA